gaaaattttgaattaaaagggagtgttggaaataataattcaaaattatttgaattgtttTTTGGATTAATTTTGATGAGGTTTTTAGAAATAGTGTTTGAATAATTATTAGATAATGTATTATTTGAAATTCTAGATTAGATGTTAGTGGGAGATGTTAGTGGGATAATGTTAGCTATTTGTTAGGTGTTTTTATTAAATGTGTAGCATATATAAAGAAGGCTTACATAGTATTTTAATGTATGGCATctgataataaaattatgttttgtTTTTAGTTTACCCTTTTAGAATATTTCTATCAAttatcatttatttataaaaatctaACAAAGGGGTCACTGTTGTATTTTTTGTTTATTGAAAGTTAAGCCTTGACAACTTATTTATTTTCCCCTAGCTCAAAGCAATTTTTAGTTTtaactaaaattaaaatttcatttGGCAATTTACAAGAAGCTATGATCATTAAAGACAATTAGGTCACTCAATTTGTTCGCTGCCCCAAATGATCAGAGCTATAAATGTTAGCTCTGCTGTATCAGTTGGGCAGTCACAAATTTATGTCAACTTTTCTATACCAAGTGAATACTAAGAGCATATGCACCCACAAAGTTCATTGATTCATCAATTCATGGATTTAATTGATGGAGTTGATTTCTGTTCACGGTGAATCAACTATTTTTGTTGATTTTTATGCACCCATGAAACTCCATCAATTCATCGATTACTATTcatcaaataaataatttaaatttttatcataatttaAGTCCATCTCCATTATTTAATGGCCCCACAAATAATATCCAATAATAGTTTGTTATCTAATTTTAGATTTTTGATAAGGTTGtggataaatttaaatttttgataAGATTTTCGTTGAATCACGTAATGACACGTGTCTTGATCAAAATTGGAGATAGAAAAATTGTCCATAAATAATACTATGATCTTCGGAGTATAGTATCTCAAAATTATTATAATTTGTTGTCAAAATGAATGCATTGAAAAGATTGTTGAAGCAGAGGCAACAACACAGTCAAGAAGAGTCTGAAATCTTAAATACCATGGTCACCGAAGCGGCAATAGTGATGGACTTCATCGACACTTCAGATGAACCACAAGGATGCGGCTCACAGCGTGGTAAATCTCCCAATCATCAAAGACAAAGGCTATCGAGGGGAAAAAATCTCATGGAAGATTACTTCGTTGATCGTCCAATATTCAGTGAAGACGACTTCCGTTGGCTAGTATCCATTGTCATGATCTTTCTTTTAAACCACTTCTTCGTATTCGGAGTCATTGGGCTAGTATCCATTGTCATGAtctttgtttgaattcttcaaTAGCAATTCCTTTTGCCAATCTTGCTTCTTTTCGTTCTTCTAGAGCATCAAGTCTTGCCTGTCTCGCTTCCTTTCATTTTTCAAGTTCTAATATCTCCCTCGACATTTGAAGGGTTTCCTCGTCTCTTTGGATGTTGGCCTCCACAAGCTGTTTTTGGTTACATTGCATATTATTGAAAATTATTATAGACATCTCATCTTTTTTAGTCATACcttgttttcctttctttttgGCTTGCTTTGACGCTTTCACGCCCATGGGTCTAACCGGACTAGAAGGACCTTCAGTTTCTCGATTAGACTCCGGAGTCGTGAAACCTTCTTCATCAACGAAATCATCATTATTCAGATTAATTGGTGATTCCATTTGTGTTGGAAAGTTTCGTTGAAACGGAGGAGAAGTGGTGGGAACGTCTACAAATTGTGGATGTGTTGCAACTGCTTCATAACAATCCCATTTATCAAATATTTTATTCATGTCCTTGAAATATAATCCTTGAGCTTGAGTTATCTAAATAAAATGATAAATTATACATATTAAGTTATCATACGAATAATATATAAcatatcaaaataaaaaataaaaaatcttaCCTCATCCACCAAATTGGTTCCGCTTGTACTATGTCTACTAACTTGATTCTTGGCACAATGCCATTTTTTAGTGCTTTCTTCAATGGTGTCCAATGTGAATCAAGAGCAACTTTTGAACGAGGTTCGGTAAGAGGATTTTCGGGAGTGCCACACCAATTTTTTGCATAATCCTCATGAATTCGCCCCCATAAATTATTCTTGTTTGAATATCGACCTGTGATCGGATCAACGGATTGTCGAGCCCACGAAACACATAATTGTAATTTTTCGGAAGGAAGCCATTAGTACCCGTTATATATTTATCTAtgtatttagaaaataaaatatgAGATTGAGAAGTTAAGAATGTGGGTACTATAAAATTTTGTGTAAGAAATGAACCCAAAAGAAATCAGTATTTATAAATAGAAATGTGACCGTTTATTACATAACCGTTACTGATATATAGCCGTTGTATAGACGTTGTGAAAACTGTTGGCCAATTCAATGTACAAATTATGTGGTCCCGTCAATTGCTGTCGGTCAACCACTACGTCAATTATTAAAGTTTTGGTTGATGAATCAACGCTCCTTTGAAAATTGATGGCTTCGAAATAGCAGCGCTGCATGTGCTTCTCTGCCTGATCCATCAGAAAACCTGCCGAATCAACTAAAAAAAGGAGTGCGGTGCATATGCTCTGAGGGCAACTCCAAGAGTGACCATGCTTTTTGGCCTAAATCTTGGCCTAAATTTGGGCCGAGACAACTCTCTATTCCAACAGTTTGGTATAAATTTTGGTCCAAATtcatatattaatattttattctttcaaatattaatatattGTTATTTTAATGTATTGATATTAATTCACATACATATTAATTCAATTGGACGCCAAACGAATAAGATCATTTTaatttcaaacttaataaatttattaaattaatgtATTGATATTAATTcacatatatattaattcaattgGACGCCAAACGAATAAGATCATTTTaatttcaaacttaataaatttattaaattagAAAAACATTACACTTAAACAAGAAAACGAAGaaaaaaacaatatttaattaaCTAAAAGAAAAATAACAAAGATTAAACTACTCTGAATTAGTATATTGTTCCCACAAATGCTCGATTAGTGCATCTCGAAGAGTAATATGAgcttctttattatttatttttcgACATCGTCCAAGAAATTGTTGAAATCGAGCATTTTCATCATTTTCGTTCATCTCAACTTCTTGATCTGAAATTTCGACCGACTCTTGAATTGGAGCACTCAAATCACGTTCATCTTCAATTatcaagaaataatttatttgattaaatcaATGTTTAAGTTCATATTATGCTTTTGTATAAGTTGTATTTGTAATTATTTTTTATCAAGTGtaatctttattttatttttaatatattattaatttgaattaaaataattcatggtgtttaatattttttttaaataactattatatatataagtgaaaattaagaaatataattaaaaactacttaatacatatatataataacatTCAATCAACAAATTAACAAATACATAAAacataaaaaattaatattttattattaaaaagaTTTAGGCCGGTGAATAGTGTCTGTCTAAGCCTAAATTGAAACGGGGTAATAAACCATTGTTAGGTAGATTTGGACCGAAATCGGTCCAAATTTGGGCCGATAGGCCACTCTTGAGATGGCCTAATTCAGAACTCTCTTTGTTTCTTGAGTTCATGTCAACCAGTTCACTAGGAAATTAGTTCGGTTTGGATTTTATATTTTTGACAATAGTTAAGTCTGAACCCTCACCTCCCCCTGCAGCCATCAAAACATTGAATATCTTTTGGTACAAAAGTTCAGACAATCTTTGCTAAAATAGAAACCAAGCAGGTGAACTCAGCATAAGTATGAAGTAAAAACATTTTTGCTATATAGCTATAAGCTGTTGCAATTTTTCTGGGGAAAAATAAAAGAGGGCTTGGCTGCCGCTTCCTTTGGTTCCTCCTCTAACTATATAGGTATAAGCTGTTGCAAAAAGTCTCTCTTGCAGATATATATAAGAATGGGAAGGTCACCGGAAAAAACACCTTCATTTATGAAGATTATGTTAGAAGATTCTTCCAAGAAGCTGGTGCATCTCATTTTCACCTTTCTATTATTATTCTTTAACTTCACACACACAAACGCTCTGTACTGTGCATTTCTTATCTAGTACTTGCAACTTCTTGTCTCGTTAGTAGTTAATCTAGTTTCACTTTAACAGATGATACCACCCAAGTTTGTCAGGCTTCATCGCGGAACATTGGATAGAAAATGTATACTAAGGCCAACTGGTACACAAGATTCGTGGCCTGTAGGGACAAAACAGATCAACAAATTATTGTATTTCAAGAAAGGTTGGGAAAAGTTTGTGCAACATCATTGTTTAAGATTTGGTGACTTGCTAGTTTTTCGATACGCTCAAGATCACGAGTTTTATGTTGACATGTTTGATAAGTCCTGCTGCAATAAGGAACCTGTTACCTCTCGAAATGTTGGGTCACAGAAGGAAACTACTCCTATACTACCCAGTAAGATCATTAATTTATACATCTATGTTTTCGATTAATTAACACTAGCACACACACATAatatgcattttgatctgatgCAGACCAAGGAAAGAAGGCCGATCTTATAACACTAGCTATTGACCCAGCAGAAGAGTTTATGGCAAGCTCAGAGTTTCCTGCATTCAGCAAGATTGTGAAGTCGGCTTACATGAAATTTGGTGTTTATATGGTGAGGTTCGCACCATCAGCTAATCATATTGATTTGAAGAGAATAAATACTTTATACTACTCTCTAAATTATAACAATAGTGGTACATTAGATTGATCACACTCTGCTTAAGATTCGATTCGATTGTAACAATAACATATGTATATTAATGCAGCCTGTAGATCGAGTTTTTGCAAAAAAGTTTTTGATAGACAGCACAAGAGAAGTGAAGATTGAGGTGTCAGGTAAGACATGGAGCGTTGGACTAGCGCTAGCCGGAGGCTTTTCGTGTAGGCTGAGTAGAGGCTGGGCttccttggcaacggaaaacacTCTTAAAGCGGGTGATGTATGCGTTTTCCAACTTATCGATACTGAAGATTTTACCCTCAAACTTTCAATTTTCAGCAGCACCAGTTAAGTGTTTCAACTGTTATCCACAAGGTTTGGAACGTATTTGATGTAGTAGTGCATGGCTAGGGCTCGAATTGAATTCGAGCTATTAATTAGTAATACCTTTTTGCTTGAATGACATCCCTACTTGGGCAGGCACTTTTAAACGTGTTTAATGTGCAGGgtctgataaggctgttgaagcACACTTTAGCCAGGAAGTTGAAGCACATCCTAGCCAGGCTGCTATTGAATCAGCAAACAGATTTTTGTCACAGTCAAAGTATCCTTCCTATTCAAGTGTATTATCAAGGTGAAACTTGAGTGCGGGGGCAAAGAGTGGGATGCTGAGTTGAATACCTATGGTGTGACTAGCAATATAAATAATGGGTGATCTGTTTTTGCAAAGGAGAAGTCTCTGCAAATTGGTGACGCTTGTGCCTTGGAGCTGATCAACCGAAAAGATGGTCTGATCAGAGTTACAATTTTTAAATGAAGCAAGAGCCATATGCACATCATCACATATTTGTGATTGAACACACTTTATGATTTGGACTTGATCTCCCGAGTAAATTATGTGCTCTATGTCTTGAATCAATTATGTCTACTATTTGAGGCGGGGTTTGTGTTTTTATCAACATGAATGAATATGTACTGAATCGGGTATTTTGGATTCCTGTATATGTTGTGTTTGTGTCCGTTACCTATTTTACAAATAGATATTAGTACTAAATTTTCAAACTTAAAATAGTACTAGTAACATCAGTTCAAAGATAATTCTAGGCTTTCCCTGAGAGAGACAAGTACCACAATTTACCATAGATATTATAGTTGTGCAGCAGAACTTGATCAGCTACA
This sequence is a window from Apium graveolens cultivar Ventura chromosome 9, ASM990537v1, whole genome shotgun sequence. Protein-coding genes within it:
- the LOC141686918 gene encoding B3 domain-containing protein REM5-like is translated as MGRSPEKTPSFMKIMLEDSSKKLMIPPKFVRLHRGTLDRKCILRPTGTQDSWPVGTKQINKLLYFKKGWEKFVQHHCLRFGDLLVFRYAQDHEFYVDMFDKSCCNKEPVTSRNVGSQKETTPILPNQGKKADLITLAIDPAEEFMASSEFPAFSKIVKSAYMKFGVYMPVDRVFAKKFLIDSTREVKIEVSGKTWSVGLALAGGFSCRLSRGWASLATENTLKAGDVCVFQLIDTEDFTLKLSIFSSTRSDKAVEAHFSQEVEAHPSQAAIESANRFLSQSKYPSYSSVLSR